ttgagaAGAGTCGGTGAGTTTAGAGTGGCTTCCGAGTAAAGGGATATTCTGGATCACATGGTCCGTAGGTATGTAAGGATAGGTTCGTTCTTCCCGTTAGCTGATATGAAGTTGTACACATATACATCCATTCCTAACGCCTGCTACGGTCTCGCCTTGGACTGGCGGAACGACCACGACGCTTGCTGTGCTTTGTCGGTTCATAGCTGCGTGACGATCCGGCATGTGGAGAACGAGAACGGCTACGAAGACGATGTTTGTCTCGCCGTTCATTTGCACGTTCACGCTCCGAACGTTCACCATTTCGATCATCCGATCGATGATGTTGCTGAgactttttggttttctttttcgaacCCTTCCTATCTTCCTTATCCGAATCGGATGAAGATGAATCACTGTCACTGCTAATAGCTCCTTTCTTACACTTCTTCTTGGACGAACGTTGACgcttttcgattttttctaACTTTTTCAACAgcttcttcttttgctttttagtCAGCGAGCGAATGAATTCCGTTTCCGGGACGGCTTGCTCAACGTCCGGGTCTGCCACGAGCTTGTGTGAGGTGACCAACTCCTGGGCGCTTCGTTTCATCGCAAGCCCGTCGTCTCGCAGCTGTTGCTCGAGTTCGCCTTTGGACAAAATTTGGTTCGCTTCCGCTTCGGAATGAATTTTCTTCGCCTCACTCATCGACAGACTGTACATGGTGCATTCTTTGTCCGTGTTGATGTGGCCCCACTTGTGACACTTTATGCAGCGAACGTTACGCACTTGTATACCGAACCTGTACATGGAAGAGAAAATCTTGATAGTTCAATTTCGATCGAACTTAGTATCAAAACGAAACTTACGGTTGGTCACGAATTTCAGTGTCCCCTTTGCAATAGCTCTCACGCGGTGCATTATATTTGCGCTGCCATTCAAACTTATACTCGGATTCGTTTGATTCCTGCTCGCGCTCCTTCTTCATGCCAGGCGGGAGTTCGTACATA
This Anopheles marshallii chromosome 3, idAnoMarsDA_429_01, whole genome shotgun sequence DNA region includes the following protein-coding sequences:
- the LOC128711670 gene encoding corepressor interacting with RBPJ 1, which translates into the protein MGKGFNNYMCKKFFHPASRDNLKRVWMAEQQAEAYKKKQEELRNQYEKEQELHDNKAMLSRDSKDKLSVNFMYELPPGMKKEREQESNESEYKFEWQRKYNAPRESYCKGDTEIRDQPFGIQVRNVRCIKCHKWGHINTDKECTMYSLSMSEAKKIHSEAEANQILSKGELEQQLRDDGLAMKRSAQELVTSHKLVADPDVEQAVPETEFIRSLTKKQKKKLLKKLEKIEKRQRSSKKKCKKGAISSDSDSSSSDSDKEDRKGSKKKTKKSQQHHRSDDRNGERSERERANERRDKHRLRSRSRSPHAGSSRSYEPTKHSKRRGRSASPRRDRSRR